One stretch of Perognathus longimembris pacificus isolate PPM17 unplaced genomic scaffold, ASM2315922v1 HiC_scaffold_1164, whole genome shotgun sequence DNA includes these proteins:
- the LOC125344498 gene encoding low molecular weight phosphotyrosine protein phosphatase-like codes for MCRSQRPHRKIAEQSPKSVIFVCLCNICQSPIVEAVFRKLVADQNVTDNWAIGSSAVSDWNVGRAQDPRAMSCLTNHDISTAHKARQVTKDDFATFEYMLSMDESNMRYLKRISNQVKNCKAKIELLGSYDPQKQLMIEDPYYGNNSDFELVYQQSLRCCKAFLEKAH; via the exons atgtgtagGAGCCAGCGACCACACAGGAAAATAGCAGAACAGAGTCCAAAATCTGTAATATTCGTGTGTCTATGTAACATTTGCCAGTCACCCATCgtagaagcagttttcagaaaacttgtagCAGACCAAAATGTTACAGATAATTGGGCCATTGGCAGCAGTGCTGTTTCCGACTGGAACGTGGGTCGTGCCCaagatccaagagctatgagctgcctaacaaatcatgacattagcacagcccataaggcaagacag gtcaccaaagacgactttgctacattcgaatacatgctgtctatggatgaaagcaatatgagatatttgaaaagaataagtaatcaagttaaaaactgcaaagctaaaattgaactacttgggagctatgatccacaaaaacaactcatgattgaagatccctattatggaaacaACTCCGACTTTGAGCTGGTCTATCAGCAGTCcctccggtgttgcaaggccttcctagagaaggcccactag